A stretch of Candidatus Baltobacteraceae bacterium DNA encodes these proteins:
- a CDS encoding DUF1611 domain-containing protein, whose protein sequence is MTTLSEAAPRRYAILAEGMLTGTNGKTAHGVLRYRGESVAAVIDSVHAGRSVDDVMPWLGSRAPIVASLDEALALGANALLIGVATEGGHLPKPFRRTVLAAVDRGLEVVNGLHEFLRDDEEIVARAQRSGARLWDVRIPPEDIPLFSGAAYDVRAEIVLAIGSDCAVGKMTAMLEIERAARTGGARLEFVATGQTGILIAGKGIAVDRVISDFVTGAAEQLVLQASPDADVLLVEGQGSILHPAYAPVTFGLLYGSAPDALLLCHRARKTHIDGFDVELPDLPELIRAHEALLERIKPARVVAVALDTSALDPEQARQAIAQASQATGLPVDDPVRNGGAALWRAIERALHGTAKAKRAPVP, encoded by the coding sequence GTGACGACGTTGTCCGAGGCAGCGCCGCGGCGCTACGCCATTCTCGCCGAAGGGATGCTCACCGGCACGAACGGTAAGACCGCTCATGGCGTGCTCCGCTACCGCGGCGAGTCGGTCGCGGCGGTCATCGATTCCGTCCATGCGGGACGCAGTGTCGACGACGTGATGCCGTGGCTCGGCTCGCGCGCACCGATCGTTGCGTCGCTGGACGAGGCGCTCGCGCTCGGCGCCAACGCGCTCCTCATCGGTGTGGCGACCGAAGGCGGCCACTTGCCCAAGCCATTCCGCCGCACGGTGCTTGCCGCGGTGGATAGGGGCCTCGAGGTGGTCAACGGGCTGCACGAATTTCTCCGCGACGACGAAGAGATCGTTGCGCGCGCGCAGCGATCGGGAGCGCGTTTGTGGGACGTACGCATTCCGCCCGAGGATATTCCGCTCTTCAGCGGGGCGGCCTACGACGTGCGCGCCGAGATCGTCCTCGCGATCGGCAGCGATTGCGCGGTCGGGAAGATGACCGCGATGCTCGAGATCGAGCGGGCGGCGAGAACCGGCGGCGCGCGACTCGAATTCGTGGCAACCGGACAAACCGGGATCCTGATCGCGGGAAAAGGGATCGCCGTCGATCGCGTCATTTCGGATTTCGTAACCGGCGCCGCGGAGCAATTGGTGCTCCAGGCTTCTCCCGATGCCGATGTGCTGCTCGTCGAAGGACAGGGCAGCATTCTCCATCCGGCGTACGCGCCCGTCACCTTCGGGCTACTTTATGGCTCGGCCCCGGATGCGCTGCTGCTCTGCCATCGCGCCCGCAAGACGCACATCGACGGCTTCGACGTCGAGCTTCCCGATTTACCGGAGCTCATTCGCGCGCACGAGGCGTTGCTGGAGCGGATCAAACCGGCGCGCGTCGTTGCGGTCGCGCTCGACACGTCGGCCCTCGATCCCGAGCAGGCGCGCCAAGCGATCGCGCAGGCGTCGCAAGCCACCGGGCTGCCGGTCGACGATCCGGTGCGCAACGGCG